Proteins encoded by one window of Enterococcus faecalis:
- a CDS encoding dimethylarginine dimethylaminohydrolase family protein: MKKMHVESEFAPLRSVVLAQSQFCLPDKFDEADTTFLTEENARLTQNNEGRDLADFAPEQQVRWEKEKEVMQGVLESYGVEVFRPRLLTTYEKEHGKELGVGYSNFFSRDPFFTIGNLLIEGNLRFQHRRQEILPIRPIIQQWTQEAEGYYFAAPQPDISEGALSEAGPFIEGGDVLVLGKTIFVGYSGLASNLAGIQWLANMIGHFGYEVVPVRLHPHILHLDCALSLLREGLMIVCEEAFLDGLPAQLANWEKIHVTLQEAAYLVTNGLPLNEETYITDQSFTTLIPQIEAKGIKVEAIDYHVSRMLGGSFRCTTQALIRE, encoded by the coding sequence ATGAAAAAAATGCATGTTGAAAGTGAATTTGCACCATTGCGTTCAGTTGTTTTAGCACAATCGCAATTTTGTTTACCAGATAAATTTGATGAAGCGGATACGACTTTTTTAACAGAGGAAAATGCCCGTTTAACACAGAATAATGAAGGGCGTGATTTAGCAGACTTTGCACCAGAACAACAAGTGCGTTGGGAAAAAGAAAAAGAAGTCATGCAAGGAGTATTAGAATCTTATGGCGTAGAAGTATTTCGTCCACGTTTATTGACAACCTATGAAAAAGAACATGGCAAGGAATTGGGCGTAGGATATAGTAACTTCTTTTCACGAGACCCTTTTTTTACAATTGGCAATCTCTTAATAGAAGGAAACTTAAGATTTCAACACCGTCGACAAGAAATTTTACCAATTCGTCCGATTATTCAGCAGTGGACACAAGAAGCAGAAGGCTATTATTTTGCTGCGCCACAACCTGACATTTCTGAAGGGGCTTTAAGTGAAGCAGGTCCCTTTATTGAAGGCGGCGATGTTTTAGTTCTAGGAAAAACAATTTTTGTGGGCTACTCTGGCTTGGCAAGTAACCTAGCAGGAATTCAGTGGTTAGCCAATATGATTGGTCATTTTGGTTATGAAGTGGTGCCGGTTCGGTTACATCCGCATATTCTCCACTTAGATTGTGCGTTAAGCTTGTTGAGAGAAGGCTTGATGATTGTTTGTGAAGAGGCCTTTTTGGATGGACTTCCTGCGCAATTAGCAAACTGGGAAAAAATTCACGTTACTTTGCAAGAAGCAGCGTATTTAGTGACAAATGGTCTGCCGCTTAACGAAGAAACGTATATAACAGACCAATCGTTTACAACCTTAATTCCTCAAATAGAAGCAAAAGGTATCAAAGTTGAGGCAATTGATTACCATGTTTCTAGAATGTTAGGTGGTTCTTTCCGTTGTACAACGCAAGCTTTGATTAGAGAATAG
- a CDS encoding alkaline phosphatase, with the protein MGRYEGGNKEMKKRALLGVTLLTFTTLAGCTNLSEQKSGEKQTEVAEAKATESEKASVKNVIFMIGDGMGNPYTTGYRYFKANHSDKRVPQTAFDTYLVGQQATYPEDEEENVTDSASAATAMAAGVKTYNNAIALDNDKSKTETVLERAKKVGKSTGLVATSEITHATPAAYGAHNVSRKNMAEIADDYFDDQIDGQHKVDVLLGGGSELFARKDRDLVKEFSQAGYGHVTDKKSLNENQDDKILGLFAPGGLPKMIDRTEEVPSLADMTEAALQRLDKNEKGFFLMVEGSQIDWAGHSNDIVGAMSEMQDFEAAFEKAIDFAKKDGETLVVTTADHSTGGLSLGKGDQYNWLTEPLHAAKRTPDFMAEEIIKNGNVEKTVTEYIDFQLSEAELKAVKTASESKDVEKIAQALRKIFDERSNTGWTTGGHTGEDVNVYAYGPQAEAFSGQIDNTDQAKIIFGLVDGTGQKAEIKDKGIGK; encoded by the coding sequence ATGGGTAGATATGAAGGAGGAAACAAGGAAATGAAGAAAAGAGCTTTGCTAGGGGTTACCTTATTAACATTCACAACATTAGCGGGTTGTACAAATTTATCTGAACAGAAAAGCGGCGAAAAACAAACAGAGGTTGCTGAAGCGAAGGCAACTGAATCTGAAAAAGCATCAGTAAAAAATGTTATTTTTATGATTGGAGATGGCATGGGGAATCCGTATACAACGGGCTATCGCTATTTCAAAGCCAATCACTCAGACAAGCGTGTTCCCCAAACAGCTTTTGATACCTATTTGGTCGGACAGCAAGCCACTTATCCAGAAGATGAAGAAGAGAATGTCACCGATTCAGCTTCCGCAGCGACAGCGATGGCTGCCGGAGTGAAAACCTATAATAATGCTATTGCACTCGATAATGACAAGTCCAAAACAGAAACAGTGCTCGAACGTGCGAAAAAAGTGGGGAAATCAACGGGTCTTGTAGCAACATCTGAAATAACACATGCAACCCCTGCTGCATATGGCGCACATAATGTTTCACGCAAAAATATGGCAGAAATCGCCGATGACTATTTTGATGATCAAATCGACGGACAACACAAAGTCGATGTGTTACTTGGCGGAGGCTCCGAATTATTTGCCCGGAAAGATCGTGATTTAGTCAAAGAATTTTCCCAAGCGGGTTATGGTCATGTCACAGACAAAAAGTCGTTAAATGAGAACCAAGACGACAAAATTTTAGGCTTGTTTGCACCAGGCGGGCTACCTAAAATGATTGACCGAACGGAAGAAGTCCCTTCATTAGCTGATATGACAGAAGCGGCTCTTCAACGGTTAGATAAAAATGAAAAAGGTTTCTTTTTAATGGTTGAAGGTAGTCAAATTGATTGGGCCGGGCATAGCAATGATATTGTTGGCGCGATGAGCGAAATGCAAGACTTCGAAGCGGCGTTTGAAAAGGCCATCGATTTTGCCAAAAAAGATGGTGAAACATTGGTGGTTACAACTGCAGATCATTCAACAGGGGGCTTGTCTTTAGGCAAAGGAGATCAATACAACTGGTTGACGGAGCCTTTACATGCGGCAAAACGCACGCCTGATTTCATGGCAGAAGAAATTATTAAAAATGGTAATGTGGAAAAAACAGTGACTGAGTATATTGATTTTCAATTAAGTGAGGCTGAATTGAAAGCAGTGAAAACAGCGTCGGAGTCAAAAGATGTTGAAAAAATCGCTCAGGCATTAAGAAAGATTTTTGATGAACGTTCGAATACTGGTTGGACTACTGGCGGACACACAGGAGAAGATGTAAATGTCTATGCTTATGGCCCACAAGCAGAAGCTTTTTCAGGACAAATTGATAATACAGACCAAGCGAAGATTATTTTTGGCTTAGTAGATGGCACCGGGCAAAAAGCTGAGATTAAAGATAAAGGTATTGGCAAATAA
- a CDS encoding endonuclease MutS2, giving the protein MNHETIQKLQFTTILKEVQTRAIGEYSKERLAKMVLATRLETVQSRLTETTEARLIIDSGQHVPFMGLSQITRLLQQVKKGLILTPNELIEVADFLRSSQRIQKFFEKNQYQTPRLFSYSQHLADFRAIEEQIYTKIHNQKVATDASRQLRKIRRQINECQQEIETKVTKFLRNKNNQLYIQENMMVKKGEHYTVPIKASYKNKVSGTIIEQSNKGQTVFIEPVAISKLNEQLTLLKAEETAEEYQILAELTGLINEQERLVDQAVDTMTTLDIIFARGKYSREIGGITPKVNKEERLRIVQGKHPLLLEHAVPLTFSLGAEYRGLVITGANAGGKTVVLKTVGLLTVMTQFGLQIPAQAGTEIPVLDEIFVDIGDQQNLENALSTFSGHMKNIAEMLRNVKRHTLVLLDEIGSGTEPNEGAGLAIAIMETMYQKGALVVATTHYGEIKRFAQEHDDFVSAAMAFDRETLTPKYQLKIGEVGDSQALWIARKMKMEPQLIEKAAHYIQRKEYPTNRSLFKPLKAKETTFATFVEETHRYQKGDRVLLTETQQIGLVFTDEGEQEIQVFVNDKIENVPRRRLKLQAKAQDLYPQDYDLESLFTDFHERKKLKDIERGSKKAQKQLRKEAEKRAARRDK; this is encoded by the coding sequence ATGAATCATGAAACCATTCAAAAATTACAATTTACAACAATTCTTAAAGAAGTTCAAACACGTGCGATTGGCGAGTATAGTAAAGAACGGTTGGCGAAAATGGTCCTTGCAACACGTTTAGAAACAGTGCAGTCCCGCTTAACGGAAACAACCGAGGCCCGCTTAATTATTGATAGCGGACAACACGTCCCTTTCATGGGCTTGAGCCAAATTACCCGCTTGCTTCAACAAGTGAAAAAAGGCTTAATCCTTACACCAAACGAATTGATTGAGGTCGCTGACTTTTTAAGAAGTAGTCAGCGAATCCAGAAGTTTTTTGAAAAAAATCAATACCAAACACCACGCCTATTTAGTTACAGCCAGCACTTAGCTGATTTCAGAGCAATTGAAGAACAAATTTATACGAAAATCCATAATCAAAAAGTTGCCACCGATGCTTCTCGACAACTTCGGAAAATCCGGCGTCAAATCAATGAATGCCAACAAGAAATTGAAACAAAAGTCACCAAATTTTTACGTAATAAAAATAATCAACTGTATATTCAAGAAAATATGATGGTGAAAAAAGGGGAACATTACACGGTACCAATCAAAGCTAGCTATAAAAATAAGGTTTCAGGCACAATCATTGAGCAATCCAATAAAGGACAAACGGTCTTCATTGAACCTGTAGCAATTAGTAAATTAAATGAACAATTGACACTCTTAAAAGCGGAAGAAACAGCGGAAGAATATCAAATTTTGGCAGAACTAACAGGGTTAATCAATGAGCAAGAACGACTAGTCGATCAAGCCGTCGATACAATGACCACCTTAGATATTATTTTTGCACGAGGAAAGTATAGTCGCGAAATTGGTGGGATTACGCCAAAAGTAAACAAAGAAGAACGCTTGCGCATTGTTCAAGGAAAACACCCTCTTTTATTAGAACACGCAGTACCATTGACGTTTTCTTTAGGAGCAGAGTATCGAGGACTTGTCATTACAGGTGCCAATGCTGGTGGTAAAACGGTTGTCTTGAAAACAGTTGGCTTATTGACTGTCATGACACAATTTGGGTTGCAAATTCCAGCACAAGCGGGCACAGAGATTCCAGTATTAGATGAAATTTTTGTCGATATTGGTGATCAGCAAAATCTGGAAAATGCGTTAAGCACTTTTTCTGGGCACATGAAAAATATTGCGGAAATGTTGCGTAATGTTAAGCGACACACGCTTGTTTTATTAGATGAAATTGGCAGTGGTACCGAGCCGAACGAAGGAGCTGGCTTAGCGATTGCTATCATGGAAACGATGTATCAAAAGGGAGCCTTGGTAGTTGCAACGACCCATTATGGTGAAATTAAACGTTTTGCCCAAGAGCATGACGATTTTGTGTCCGCCGCAATGGCCTTCGATCGTGAAACATTAACGCCCAAATATCAATTGAAAATTGGTGAAGTTGGCGATAGTCAGGCGCTTTGGATTGCACGTAAAATGAAGATGGAGCCACAGCTCATTGAAAAGGCGGCTCATTATATTCAGCGGAAAGAATACCCTACTAATCGAAGTCTATTTAAACCCCTGAAAGCAAAAGAAACGACCTTTGCCACGTTTGTAGAAGAAACACACCGTTATCAAAAAGGTGATCGTGTCCTATTGACAGAAACACAACAAATTGGGTTGGTTTTTACAGATGAGGGTGAACAAGAAATCCAAGTATTTGTGAATGATAAAATTGAAAATGTACCACGAAGACGGTTGAAATTACAAGCGAAAGCACAAGATCTATATCCGCAAGACTATGATTTAGAAAGTTTATTTACAGATTTCCATGAACGAAAGAAACTCAAAGATATTGAACGCGGCTCAAAAAAAGCGCAGAAACAATTACGCAAAGAGGCCGAAAAAAGAGCAGCAAGACGCGATAAATAA
- the dagF gene encoding 2-dehydro-3-deoxy-phosphogluconate aldolase has translation MSLKPNYLEERICLNVLANSVENAQACYEAAEGHVVLGVLSKNYETDEAAIDDMKKYQAATNNALSVGLGAGDPNQSQMVARLSEVLQPQHVNQVFTGVGASRALLRQDETVINGLVSPTGKVGYVNIATGPLSSGAPAAEVPIETAIKLLKDMGGSSIKYFPMKGLAHKEEYQAVAAACAKYDFYLEPTGGIDLENFEEIVQIAVDAGVKKIIPHVYSSIIDQETGDTRTEDVKTLLTMMKNTLNK, from the coding sequence ATGTCATTAAAACCTAATTATTTAGAAGAACGCATTTGTTTAAACGTCTTAGCCAATTCAGTAGAAAATGCCCAAGCCTGTTATGAAGCAGCAGAAGGGCATGTTGTGTTAGGCGTCCTTTCAAAAAACTATGAAACCGATGAAGCAGCCATTGACGATATGAAAAAATACCAAGCAGCAACCAACAACGCTTTATCTGTCGGCTTGGGGGCTGGCGATCCTAATCAAAGTCAAATGGTGGCTCGCTTATCAGAAGTTCTACAACCGCAACACGTGAACCAAGTCTTCACAGGTGTCGGCGCTTCGCGGGCCTTACTTCGTCAAGACGAAACAGTAATTAATGGCTTGGTTTCACCCACAGGCAAAGTTGGCTATGTTAACATTGCGACAGGTCCGTTAAGCTCGGGTGCGCCAGCGGCGGAAGTACCTATCGAAACCGCCATCAAATTGTTGAAAGACATGGGAGGCAGTTCCATTAAATATTTCCCGATGAAAGGCTTGGCTCACAAAGAAGAATACCAAGCAGTAGCAGCAGCTTGTGCCAAGTATGACTTTTATTTAGAGCCAACAGGGGGCATTGATTTAGAAAACTTTGAAGAAATTGTTCAAATTGCGGTGGATGCCGGCGTTAAAAAAATCATTCCTCATGTCTACAGCTCAATTATCGATCAAGAAACAGGGGACACTAGAACAGAAGACGTGAAAACGTTACTAACCATGATGAAAAACACATTGAATAAGTAA
- a CDS encoding DgaE family pyridoxal phosphate-dependent ammonia lyase has product MNSYEKFHLKEVINASGKMTILGVSKVSEAVLAAQRFGGEHFFEMSELSVQTGAFLANLLKVEDAQIVSSASAGIAQSVAALIGKGSLYHAYHPYTEKIEQREIILPKGHNVDYGTPVEVMVAQGGGQVVEAGYANMCSPEHVEMMISEKTAAILYIKSHHTVQKSMLTVAEAAKVAQRHKVPLIVDAAAEEDLFKYTEAGADLVIYSGAKAIEGPSAGLVVGKKEYIDWVRLQGKGIGRAMKIGKDNILGFTQAVEEYLAHGSESEASMQERLKPFVEAINNLSDLTAKIVQDGAGRDIYRASVKVDGRKTAKEVIQALKAESPAIYTREYQANNGIIEFDIRSVNQEEMNKIVQRLQEIMDTKEK; this is encoded by the coding sequence ATGAATAGTTACGAAAAATTCCACTTGAAAGAAGTCATCAATGCTTCTGGCAAAATGACCATTCTAGGTGTCTCCAAAGTTTCGGAGGCAGTCCTAGCGGCTCAACGATTCGGCGGCGAACATTTCTTTGAAATGAGTGAACTTAGTGTGCAAACAGGAGCTTTTTTAGCCAACTTGTTGAAGGTAGAAGATGCCCAAATCGTTTCCTCGGCTTCGGCGGGGATTGCCCAATCGGTGGCTGCCTTGATTGGAAAAGGCAGCTTGTACCACGCGTATCATCCCTATACAGAAAAAATCGAACAGCGAGAGATTATTTTACCTAAAGGGCACAACGTGGACTACGGTACGCCTGTAGAAGTCATGGTAGCGCAAGGCGGCGGCCAAGTGGTGGAAGCTGGCTACGCCAACATGTGCAGTCCAGAACACGTGGAAATGATGATTTCCGAAAAAACAGCGGCCATTCTATACATCAAAAGCCATCATACCGTGCAAAAAAGTATGCTGACGGTGGCCGAAGCGGCCAAAGTGGCGCAACGCCACAAGGTGCCGCTAATTGTTGACGCGGCAGCAGAAGAAGATCTTTTCAAATACACTGAAGCAGGCGCTGATTTGGTGATTTACAGCGGCGCCAAAGCCATCGAAGGGCCAAGTGCCGGTTTAGTGGTCGGGAAAAAAGAATACATTGACTGGGTGCGCCTACAAGGCAAAGGCATTGGTCGAGCAATGAAAATTGGCAAAGACAATATCCTAGGCTTTACGCAAGCAGTGGAAGAATACTTGGCGCATGGCAGTGAATCAGAGGCTTCGATGCAAGAACGCTTAAAACCGTTTGTTGAAGCCATCAACAACCTGTCAGATTTAACCGCTAAAATCGTCCAAGATGGCGCCGGACGAGACATTTATCGCGCCAGTGTCAAAGTGGACGGCAGAAAAACCGCCAAGGAAGTCATCCAAGCGTTAAAAGCAGAAAGTCCAGCTATTTATACGCGAGAATATCAAGCCAACAATGGCATCATTGAGTTTGACATTCGTTCTGTCAATCAAGAAGAAATGAACAAAATCGTGCAACGATTACAAGAAATTATGGACACAAAGGAGAAATAA
- a CDS encoding PTS system mannose/fructose/sorbose family transporter subunit IID, producing the protein MEQMTQANEQQLEQKKITKKELSKAFWIYQLGCELSNSYERLQSLVFCASMIPAIKKLYADDEEQQREALKRHLNFFNTEGTVGASIQGIAIAMEEEKSNGAAISDTAITSIKTGLMGPLAGIGDSIIWAALMPLIISIFIPMAKGGNVIGSIGPLVLYTAITLYISWTLVNKSYTLGRNSILSLLKDGKIKQVIYSANVLGMMMMGALSASYVKIASPMTFKVTGGATIVLQDILDQIMKGLLPLAAVMAIYFFMVKKGPRYGIIIGTIVLVSLVTSFFGLL; encoded by the coding sequence ATGGAACAAATGACACAAGCAAATGAACAACAATTGGAACAGAAAAAAATTACAAAAAAAGAATTATCCAAAGCCTTTTGGATTTATCAACTAGGCTGTGAATTATCCAATTCTTATGAACGTCTTCAAAGTTTAGTTTTTTGTGCATCGATGATTCCTGCAATTAAAAAACTTTACGCAGACGATGAAGAACAACAAAGAGAAGCTCTGAAACGTCATTTGAATTTTTTTAATACTGAAGGAACAGTAGGGGCTTCCATTCAAGGGATTGCAATTGCTATGGAGGAAGAAAAATCCAATGGCGCAGCGATCTCTGATACGGCGATCACATCGATTAAAACTGGGCTGATGGGTCCGCTGGCTGGGATTGGTGATTCGATTATTTGGGCAGCATTAATGCCGTTAATCATTTCCATTTTTATTCCAATGGCTAAAGGAGGTAACGTGATTGGAAGTATCGGTCCGTTGGTTCTGTACACAGCCATTACGTTATACATCAGTTGGACGTTAGTAAATAAGTCCTATACATTAGGGCGTAATTCAATCTTAAGTTTGTTAAAAGACGGCAAAATTAAGCAAGTCATTTATTCAGCAAATGTTTTAGGAATGATGATGATGGGCGCTTTAAGTGCGAGTTATGTTAAAATTGCTAGCCCGATGACGTTTAAAGTTACTGGCGGTGCCACGATTGTTTTACAAGATATCCTAGATCAAATTATGAAAGGGTTACTTCCTTTAGCAGCAGTCATGGCTATTTATTTCTTCATGGTAAAAAAAGGCCCACGTTACGGTATCATTATCGGCACGATTGTCTTAGTTAGTTTGGTCACTTCATTCTTTGGTTTGTTATAA
- a CDS encoding PTS mannose/fructose/sorbose/N-acetylgalactosamine transporter subunit IIC yields MGVLGVSIIMGLYYWFARLRFGYTFSGMLSQPLGAALVAGLATGKLSEAMVVGAGIQLVYLGVTSTPGGNVPSDPALASAIAIPIALGVGMNAEAAVALAVPFGVLGVFMDQLRRTINATWVHMADKYAEELNYGGIYRAAFVYPALAGFLIRFPLVFAANFFGQSVVNKVLEVIPAWLMHGFEVMGGILPALGFALTIMVIGKKNLIPYFLIGFVAVVYFGAEVMAVAILGICIAFLVRNKALSEEAA; encoded by the coding sequence ATGGGCGTTTTAGGTGTTTCAATTATTATGGGACTTTATTATTGGTTTGCACGTTTGCGTTTTGGGTACACATTTTCAGGCATGCTGTCTCAGCCATTAGGTGCAGCGTTGGTGGCTGGTTTAGCAACAGGAAAACTTAGTGAAGCAATGGTTGTGGGGGCGGGGATTCAACTTGTTTATCTCGGAGTCACCTCCACACCGGGTGGCAATGTGCCTAGTGATCCGGCTTTAGCTTCAGCAATCGCGATTCCGATTGCTTTAGGTGTGGGAATGAATGCCGAGGCGGCTGTTGCACTAGCTGTTCCTTTTGGTGTGTTAGGCGTCTTTATGGATCAATTACGGCGCACCATCAATGCGACGTGGGTGCATATGGCTGATAAATATGCGGAAGAGTTAAATTATGGGGGGATTTACCGAGCTGCGTTTGTTTATCCAGCTTTAGCAGGATTTTTAATTCGCTTTCCGTTGGTTTTTGCGGCGAACTTTTTTGGTCAATCCGTGGTGAATAAAGTCTTAGAAGTTATCCCAGCATGGTTGATGCACGGCTTTGAAGTAATGGGTGGTATTTTACCAGCGTTAGGCTTCGCCTTAACAATTATGGTAATTGGCAAGAAAAATTTGATTCCTTATTTTTTAATTGGTTTTGTTGCAGTAGTATATTTTGGCGCAGAAGTTATGGCCGTCGCTATTTTAGGAATCTGTATTGCCTTTTTAGTTAGAAACAAGGCATTGAGTGAGGAGGCAGCATAA
- a CDS encoding PTS system mannose/fructose/N-acetylgalactosamine-transporter subunit IIB, which yields MSKIVLTRVDSRLIHGQVVTKWLQQSGANEILVVSDELEQDEFLQSIYLMAAPPGVSVVIKGIESAKEYWESQEKEEKKVLFLVPDLTTLKAMVDQEIIKEEIQVGGLGGGPNRKNVLKNINLSEEDVAILTELLTKGIHVFFQAIPEENPLPIQKLIEKYQSL from the coding sequence ATGTCAAAAATCGTATTAACAAGAGTCGATAGCCGTTTAATCCATGGACAAGTAGTGACTAAATGGTTACAACAATCAGGTGCAAATGAAATTTTGGTAGTGAGTGATGAACTAGAGCAAGATGAATTTTTACAAAGTATTTATTTAATGGCGGCGCCTCCAGGGGTTTCTGTAGTAATTAAAGGGATTGAAAGTGCCAAAGAATATTGGGAATCGCAAGAAAAGGAAGAGAAAAAGGTGTTATTTTTAGTGCCAGATTTAACGACCTTAAAAGCGATGGTGGACCAAGAAATTATTAAAGAGGAGATTCAAGTTGGTGGCTTAGGTGGCGGACCAAATCGGAAAAATGTTTTAAAAAATATCAATTTATCTGAAGAAGATGTTGCAATTTTGACTGAACTTTTAACGAAGGGCATCCATGTTTTCTTCCAAGCGATTCCCGAAGAAAATCCCCTACCAATTCAAAAATTAATTGAAAAATATCAATCACTATAA
- a CDS encoding PTS sugar transporter subunit IIA, producing MENEPILLLTHNGWGLELVKSVQMIVGEVTNVHEVALQAEDSLGDYLERVTETIDQLTWHNQLLILTDVKGGTPSNVALRLSKDYDLLIVSGLCTSLLLESVMKQSGPGFRLQDAEMIQQAAVDSCQILEIPK from the coding sequence ATGGAAAATGAACCAATTTTACTTTTAACACACAATGGTTGGGGCTTGGAATTAGTCAAAAGCGTCCAGATGATTGTTGGAGAAGTCACAAATGTACATGAAGTTGCATTACAAGCAGAGGATTCACTGGGGGATTATTTAGAACGAGTCACAGAAACAATTGACCAATTAACGTGGCACAACCAGTTGCTAATTTTAACAGATGTTAAAGGCGGCACACCTAGTAACGTTGCATTACGTTTATCAAAAGATTATGACCTCCTGATTGTGTCAGGATTATGCACATCGTTATTATTAGAATCCGTCATGAAACAAAGTGGTCCTGGATTTCGTTTACAAGATGCAGAGATGATTCAACAAGCAGCAGTAGACAGTTGTCAAATTTTAGAAATTCCAAAATAA